A genomic window from Candidatus Cloacimonas sp. includes:
- the cysS gene encoding cysteine--tRNA ligase, which yields MLIYNTQTRKKEEFIPITEGKVGIYACGPTVYNYFHIGNARAFIFFDVVRRYFEYKGYAVTYVQNITDIDDKIIAQANEENIGFELVADKYTRAFLEDTKALGIKPPTYQPKATAVMDDIITFIAELEKKGYAYQVNGNVYFSTENLPSYGSLSGKKTNEQLVGARVAENPDKRHPADFTLWKKSKVGEPVWDSPWGKGRPGWHTECVVMSKKYLGDTFDLHCGGIDLIFPHHENELAQAIAYSGKPLANYWMHNGFLNIDGEKMSKSLKNFFTARDILADYDADAIRFFFLSKHYRSPIDFSRELMQEAQHAVANFYGSLSEINYLDNKGNPLPSTCETAADLQKLEQEFSAAMDDDFNTAKAISILFELNRKVKNPASSLDERIASAVKMVELGSVLGFFQNLETKLTQFLPDLSKDLIELILSYRQEARNNKNWALSDKIRNDLASLGVEIKDTPEGVKWNIKEP from the coding sequence ATGTTAATTTATAACACTCAAACCCGCAAAAAAGAAGAGTTTATACCCATAACCGAGGGGAAAGTTGGCATCTATGCTTGCGGTCCTACTGTTTACAACTATTTCCACATTGGTAATGCGCGTGCTTTTATCTTTTTTGATGTTGTTCGTCGCTATTTTGAATATAAAGGTTATGCAGTTACTTATGTGCAAAATATCACGGACATAGACGATAAAATCATAGCTCAGGCAAATGAAGAAAACATTGGTTTTGAGCTTGTAGCGGATAAATACACGCGCGCTTTTCTGGAAGATACAAAAGCGCTTGGAATTAAGCCACCTACTTATCAGCCCAAAGCTACCGCGGTTATGGATGATATCATTACTTTCATCGCCGAATTGGAAAAGAAGGGCTATGCCTATCAGGTGAATGGCAATGTCTATTTTTCCACTGAAAATTTACCTTCCTACGGCTCTCTTTCCGGCAAAAAGACAAATGAACAGCTTGTCGGAGCAAGAGTTGCTGAAAATCCTGATAAACGCCATCCTGCCGATTTTACCCTCTGGAAAAAAAGTAAAGTAGGAGAACCGGTTTGGGACAGTCCTTGGGGAAAAGGACGACCCGGCTGGCATACAGAATGTGTGGTTATGAGTAAAAAATACTTAGGTGATACCTTTGATCTTCATTGCGGAGGCATAGACCTCATTTTTCCTCATCACGAAAATGAATTGGCTCAGGCAATTGCTTATAGTGGCAAGCCATTAGCCAATTATTGGATGCATAATGGTTTTTTGAATATAGACGGCGAAAAAATGAGCAAGAGCTTGAAGAATTTCTTTACTGCCCGTGATATTTTAGCTGATTACGATGCGGATGCAATTCGGTTCTTTTTTTTATCCAAACACTATCGTAGTCCGATTGATTTCAGTCGCGAGCTAATGCAAGAAGCACAACACGCCGTCGCCAATTTTTACGGCTCATTATCGGAAATAAACTATTTGGACAATAAGGGAAATCCTCTTCCCTCTACTTGCGAAACGGCTGCAGATTTACAAAAATTGGAGCAGGAATTCAGCGCGGCTATGGATGATGATTTTAACACCGCCAAAGCTATCTCCATCCTTTTTGAACTGAATCGCAAAGTAAAAAATCCCGCTTCATCTTTAGATGAGCGAATTGCCTCTGCCGTAAAAATGGTTGAATTGGGCTCTGTCCTGGGCTTTTTTCAAAATCTGGAAACTAAATTAACCCAATTTCTGCCTGATTTGTCCAAAGACCTAATTGAGCTTATTCTCTCCTACCGCCAGGAGGCAAGAAACAATAAAAATTGGGCTCTCTCCGATAAAATCAGAAATGACCTTGCCTCTCTTGGAGTGGAAATAAAAGATACTCCCGAAGGAGTAAAATGGAATATAAAGGAGCCATAA